In Podarcis muralis chromosome 14, rPodMur119.hap1.1, whole genome shotgun sequence, one genomic interval encodes:
- the CLN6 gene encoding ceroid-lipofuscinosis neuronal protein 6 isoform X2, whose protein sequence is MSLGSKTNKESCSVLYRLRLHVSDESCEIPISNRSAFRVFQYPAIISSAETARHGVAQEEDACRNPRFHFDLWFYFTLQNWVLDFGRPIAMIVLPLEWFPLNKPSAGDYFHMAYNVITPFILLKLIERSPKTLPRSMVYICIITFVMGASIHLVGDSVNHRLIFSGYQLHLSVRENPIIKNLKPETLIDSFELLYYYDEYLGHSMWYIPFFLILCIYFSGCFIPIKEEQQRIPVAALLLIGPSSLYYWYLVTEGQIFILFIFTFFALMALVMHQKRKGLLMDSNGRFLFYSFIITLVLIALWVGWLWNDKILRKKYPGVIYIPEPWAFYTLHMSNLHSAKGESI, encoded by the exons AGCTGTGAGATCCCGATCTCAAACAGGTCTGCGTTTAGAGTCTTCCAATACCCTGCAATTATAAGCAGTGCAGAAACCGCCAG GCATGGAGTGGCTCAAGAGGAAGACGCCTGTAGGAACCCCCGGTTTCATTTCGACTTGTGGTTTTATTTCACTCTGCAGAACTGGGTGCTGGATTTTGGGCGCCCCATTGCCATG ATCGTGCTTCCGTTGGAATGGTTTCCCTTGAACAAGCCAAGTGCTGGAGATTATTTTCACATGGCTTACAATGTCATAACACCCTTTATTCTTCTGAAG CTCATCGAAAGGTCCCCCAAGACTCTCCCACGGTCCATGGTGTACATCTGCATCATCACCTTCGTCATGGGAGCCAGCATCCACCTGGTGGGGGACTCCGTCAACCACCGGCTGATCTTCAGCGGCTACCAGCTCCACTTGTCCGTCCGGGAGAACCCCATCATCAAAAACCTCAAGCCAGAGACACTG ATTGATTCATTTGAACTGCTGTATTATTATGATGAATATCTGGGCCATTCAATGTG GTACATCCCTTTCTTCCTTATCCTGTGCATCTATTTTTCCGGCTGCTTCATCCCCATTAAAGAAGAGCAGCAGAGGATACCTGTGGCTGCTTTACTCCTCATTGGGCCCAGCAGCCTCTATTACTG GTACCTTGTCACAGAAGGGCAGATCTTCATCCTCTTCATCTTCACCTTCTTTGCTCTGATGGCTCTGGTGATGCACCAGAAGCGGAAAGGCTTGCTCATGGACAGCAACGGACGCTTCCTTTTCTACTCCTTCATCATCACACTGGTATTGATCGCCCTGTGGGTCGGCTGGCTCTGGAACGACAAGATCCTCAGGAAGAAATACCCCGGCGTCATCTACATTCCGGAACCGTGGGCTTTTTACACCTTGCACATGAGTAACCTGCACTCTGCAAAGGGGGAGAGCATTTAA